From the genome of Vicia villosa cultivar HV-30 ecotype Madison, WI linkage group LG2, Vvil1.0, whole genome shotgun sequence, one region includes:
- the LOC131652478 gene encoding calcium-dependent protein kinase 1-like has protein sequence MGNRSSRNKTKPSSDSQTESHSKSNPQHSTHTSFPPPNRPAPAPTPTPTHPSPVGRVLGRPMEDVRSTYTFGRELGRGQFGVTYLVTHKVTKEQFACKSIATRKLLRRDDLDDIRREVQIMHHLTGHRNIVELKGAYEDRHSVNLIMELCAGGELFDRIISKGHYSERAASELCRQMLAVVHNCHTMGVMHRDLKPENFLFLSKSETSPLKATDFGLSVFFKPGDVFKDLVGSAYYVAPEVLRRNYGPEADIWSAGVILYILLSGVPPFWAENEQGIFDAILHGHIDFESEPWPKISSNAKDLIKKMLRADPKERLSAVEALNHPWMRHDGAPDKPLDIAVLTRMKQFRAMNKLKKVALKVIAENLSEEEIIGLKEMFKSMDTDNSGTVTFEELKAGLPKLGTKISESEVRQLMEAADVDGNGSIDYIEFITATMHLNRMDREDHLFKAFEHFDKDKSGYITKEELETALTKYNMGDEKTIKEIIDEVDSDNDGRINYEEFVAMMRQGNPDLNKRHK, from the exons ATGGGCAACCGCAGCAGCAGAAACAAAACCAAACCCTCCTCCGATTCCCAAACCGAATCCCATTCAAAATCAAACCCTCAACATTCCACTCATACTTCCTTCCCACCTCCCAATCGACCAGCCCCAGCCCCAACCCCAACCCCCACTCATCCCTCTCCCGTCGGCCGCGTCTTAGGCCGGCCCATGGAAGACGTCCGATCTACCTACACATTCGGCCGCGAACTAGGCCGCGGCCAATTCGGCGTCACATACCTTGTAACTCACAAAGTCACCAAGGAACAATTCGCCTGCAAATCAATCGCCACGCGCAAGCTCCTCCGCCGCGATGATCTGGACGATATCCGCCGTGAAGTTCAGATCATGCATCACCTCACCGGTCACCGGAACATCGTGGAGCTTAAAGGTGCTTATGAGGATCGCCATTCGGTTAACCTCATCATGGAGCTTTGTGCCGGTGGTGAACTCTTTGATAGGATTATATCTAAAGGACATTACTCCGAACGTGCTGCTTCTGAATTGTGTCGCCAGATGTTGGCCGTTGTTCATAATTGTCACACCATGGGAGTTATGCATAGGGACTTGAAACCCGAGAATTTCTTGTTTCTCAGTAAATCTGAAACTTCGCCTCTTAAAGCCACTGATTTCGGTCTCTCTGTGTTTTTCAAACCCG GAGATGTATTTAAAGATCTTGTTGGGAGTGCGTATTATGTTGCCCCTGAGGTGTTGCGTAGAAATTATGGACCCGAAGCTGATATTTGGAGTGCTGGGGTTATTTTGTATATTCTCCTCTCTGGTGTCCCTCCGTTCTGGGCAG AAAACGAACAGGGTATCTTCGACGCTATTCTTCATGGACATATTGATTTCGAATCGGAACCTTGGCCTAAGATATCAAGTAATGCTAAAGATCTGATCAAGAAGATGTTGCGAGCTGACCCTAAAGAACGACTTTCAGCTGTTGAAGCCCTTA ATCATCCTTGGATGAGACATGATGGCGCACCCGATAAGCCTCTCGATATTGCTGTTTTAACCAGAATGAAACAATTCAGGGCAATGAACAAGCTAAAGAAAGTAGCTCTGAAG GTTATTGCTGAAAATCTTTCTGAAGAAGAAATTATTGGCTTGAAGGAAATGTTTAAATCCATGGACACGGATAACAGTGGAACAGTTACTTTTGAAGAGTTGAAAGCTGGTCTCCCCAAACTAGGTACTAAGATATCTGAGTCTGAAGTAAGGCAGTTGATGGAAGCG GCTGATGTTGACGGAAATGGAAGCATTGATTATATTGAATTTATAACAGCTACCATGCACTTGAATAGAATGGATAGAGAGGACCACCTATTCAAAGCTTTTGAACATTTTGACAAGGACAAAAGCGG GTACATTACAAAGGAAGAGTTGGAAACTGCCCTTACAAAGTATAACATGGGGGATGAGAAAACAATAAAGGAGATCATTGACGAAGTTGATTCAGATAAT GATGGAAGAATTAACTATGAGGAGTTTGTAGCGATGATGAGGCAAGGCAACCCAGATTTGAACAAACGTCACAAATGA